A window of Zingiber officinale cultivar Zhangliang chromosome 5A, Zo_v1.1, whole genome shotgun sequence contains these coding sequences:
- the LOC121980576 gene encoding pentatricopeptide repeat-containing protein At1g06710, mitochondrial-like — MSRRAAAVILFQSPAVFSLFGVKRCFLPIQSPISLGNPLKRPRLHLFSTGSSCSSPRDDLDGLVDAEFGFLPNGESADRQDHQEGSISLKDFAFLHKATAGDHEAHCEKSAGSGNFSEDAILIVNAIRACGSDFDHKTVETLRQFRGKLNESLVIEVLRLIKTPDLSLRFFIWAGRQIGYSHTDSVYDALIEILGFDKKNRVPQDFLREIEQDDQEILERLLNVLVRKCCHNGFWNDALEELGRLKDFGYKPSKVTYNALLQVLLSADQLGPAFLVHKEMSDAGFGLNRFTIGCYAQSLCKAGRWIEAINIIEREDFTLDTVLSTQMISGLLEASLFEEAMSFLHRMRSNSYVPNVVTYQTFLSGFLKKKQLGWCKRIIKMMITEGCNPSPSLFNSLMHGYCSTRDYAYAYKLLKKMIACGCQPGYVTYNIFIGGVCGNKEFPSSELLELAEHAYEEMLNAGFVLNKINVGNFAQCLCHMGKFDKAFQIIKEMMGKGFAPDSSTYTKVIDVLCQASKLEEAFLLFQEMKKNDVVPDVYTYTILIDTFCKVGLIKQASGWFNEMQINGCTPNVVTYTALIHAYLKTKQVSKANELFKSMISMGCIPNVITYTALIDGLCKAGEIDGACHIYARMRGNCEEKITDNYFNDGSIEILEPNVFTYGALVDGLCKAHKVVEARDLLNAMSSAGCDPNQIVYDALIDGFCKVGKLDDAQEVFVRMSQNGYIPSVYTYSSLIDRLFKDKRLDLALKVLSKMLESSCSPNVVTYTEMIDGLCKVGKTEEAHKLLIMMEEKGCIPNVVTYTALIDGFGKACKIDMCLELFRQMTAKSCAPNFITYRILINHCCTAGLLDVAHKLLEEMKQTYWPRHISSYSYVIQGFSKKFISSLGLLDEITNYKTIPLAPVYNILIFSFSKAGNLERAMELHKEIEGSLSGSSVANRKMYSSVIEGLCLSSQIEKAFDLYSKMITRGCVPELVIFSYLVKGLLRANKWEEGLQLLYCACHMGIDWHYDEPSDGS, encoded by the exons ATGAGCCGACGTGCAGCGGCGGTGATTCTCTTCCAGTCTCCTGCCGTTTTCTCCTTGTTTGGCGTCAAACGCTGCTTCTTGCCGATTCAATCACCGATTTCCCTCGGCAATCCCTTGAAGAGGCCCCGCCTTCACCTCTTCAGCACCGGTAGTAGCTGTTCCTCACCCCGCGATGATTTGGATGGATTAGTCGATGCGGAGTTCGGATTTCTGCCCAACGGTGAGTCTGCCGATCGACAGGATCATCAGGAGGGATCAATCTCGCTGAAAGACTTCGCCTTTTTACACAAGGCCACTGCTGGAGACCACGAGGCCCACTGTGAGAAGTCTGCTGGTTCAGGAAACTTCTCCGAGGATGCCATTTTGATCGTCAATGCTATTAGGGCATGTGGAAGTGACTTTGATCACAAGACGGTGGAGACACTTAGGCAATTCAGAGGAAAATTGAACGAGTCATTGGTGATTGAGGTATTAAGGTTAATCAAAACTCCTGATTTGTCTCTCAGATTCTTTATTTGGGCTGGTCGGCAGATTGGCTATAGCCACACGGATTCAGTGTATGATGCATTGATAGAAATTTTAGGCTTTGATAAGAAGAACAGAGTTCCTCAGGATTTTCTTAGAGAAATTGAACAGGATGACCAAGAAATTCTTGAGAGGTTGCTAAATGTTTTGGTAAGGAAGTGCTGTCATAATGGTTTTTGGAATGATGCTCTGGAAGAGCTTGGTCGTCTGAAGGATTTTGGATACAAGCCATCCAAGGTGACATACAATGCTTTGTTGCAAGTTCTTTTGAGTGCAGACCAACTAGGTCCAGCTTTTTTGGTACATAAAGAGATGTCTGATGCAGGATTTGGTTTGAATAGGTTCACAATAGGCTGCTATGCCCAATCTTTGTGTAAAGCAGGACGGTGGATTGAAGCTATTAATATTATAGAGAGAGAAGATTTTACTCTAGATACAGTGTTATCTACTCAAATGATTAGTGGATTGTTGGAAGCTTCTCTTTTTGAGGAAGCCATGTCTTTCCTTCATAGAATGAGGTCTAATTCGTATGTCCCTAATGTTGTGACATATCAAACATTTCTTTCAGGATTTCTCAAGAAGAAGCAGCTTGGCTGGTGTAAGAGAATTATTAAAATGATGATTACAGAGGGTTGCAATCCAAGCCCATCTTTGTTTAATTCTCTAATGCACGGATATTGTTCTACCAGAGACTATGCTTATGCATATAAGCTACTAAAGAAGATGATTGCTTGTGGTTGTCAACCAGGCTATGTGACCTATAACATATTTATTGGGGGAGTATGTGGAAATAAAGAGTTCCCAAGTTCTGAATTGCTGGAGTTGGCAGAACATGCATACGAGGAGATGTTGAATGCAGGATTTGTGCTAAACAAGATAAATGTGGGCAATTTTGCACAATGCCTTTGTCACATGGGGAAATTTGATAAGGCATTTCAGATTATAAAGGAGATGATGGGAAAGGGATTTGCTCCTGATTCTAGCACATACACAAAGGTTATTGATGTTCTTTGCCAAGCGAGTAAATTAGAGGAGGCTTTCCTTTTATTTCAGGAAATGAAGAAGAATGATGTTGTGCCTGATGTGTATACATATACAATTTTAATCGACACTTTTTGCAAGGTGGGGCTAATTAAACAAGCTAGTGGATGGTTCAATGAAATGCAGATAAATGGTTGTACCCCAAATGTAGTGACTTATACTGCACTTATACATGCTTACTTGAAAACAAAACAAGTCTCCAAGGCTAATGAACTTTTCAAGAGCATGATCAGCATGGGTTGTATTCCAAACGTCATCACCTACACTGCATTGATTGATGGTCTTTGCAAGGCTGGAGAGATTGATGGTGCTTGTCATATCTATGCTAGGATGAGAGGAAATTGTGAGGAGAAAATTACTGATAATTACTTTAATGATGGAAGCATTGAAATCTTAGAGCCAAATGTTTTTACATATGGTGCATTGGTTGATGGCTTATGTAAAGCTCATAAAGTAGTTGAGGCTCGTGATTTACTCAATGCAATGTCATCTGCTGGTTGTGATCCTAATCAGATTGTTTATGATGCCCTCATTGATGGGTTTTGCAAGGTTGGCAAACTTGATGATGCACAGGAGGTATTTGTTAGAATGTCTCAAAATGGTTATATTCCTAGTGTATATACATACAGCTCCCTTAttgataggttatttaaggatAAACGTCTTGATCTTGCTTTGAAAGTTCTCTCCAAAATGTTAGAGAGCTCTTGTTCTCCAAATGTCGTCACATATACTGAGATGATTGATGGCCTTTGTAAGGTAGGTAAAACAGAGGAGGCCCATAAGCTTTTAATTATGATGGAAGAAAAAGGATGTATTCCGAATGTCGTGACTTACACCGCCCTGATAGATGGGTTTGGGAAAGCATGTAAAATTGATATGTGCTTAGAGCTTTTTAGACAAATGACTGCAAAGAGTTGTGCCCCAAATTTTATCACTTACAGAATATTGATAAACCATTGTTGCACTGCTGGCCTTCTTGATGTTGCTCACAAGCTTCTGGAGGAGATGAAGCAGACTTATTGGCCGAGGCACATATCCAGTTATTCTTATGTCATCCAAGGATTCAGCAAGAAGTTTATTAGTTCACTTGGCCTCTTAGATGAGATAACAAACTATAAAACGATACCACTTGCTCCTGTTTACAACATTCTAATATTTAGTTTCTCAAAAGCTGGTAATCTGGAAAGGGCTATGGAATTGCACAAAGAGATAGAAGGCAGTTTGTCAGGTTCAAGTGTTGCAAACAGAAAAATGTACAGTTCAGTTATTGAGGGCCTTTGTTTATCATCTCAGATTGAGAAGGCCTTTGATTTATACAGTAAAATGATAACAAGGGGATGTGTGCCGGAACTAGTAATTTTCTCTTACCTTGTTAAGGGACTCCTAAGGGCTAATAAATGGGAAGAAGGGCTCCAGCTTCTTTACTGTGCATGCCACATG GGTATAGATTGGCACTATGATGAACCATCTGATGGGAGCTAG